From a single Apostichopus japonicus isolate 1M-3 chromosome 12, ASM3797524v1, whole genome shotgun sequence genomic region:
- the LOC139977053 gene encoding uncharacterized protein isoform X3, with amino-acid sequence MSRRKGDLSENLLRWSTDEMGFRAHGQKRPPLTAEDLKEICRGNMADIWEYVIEHVRNHETVHKIKGNLKLHQLQQRPSYKVKYQQGSKAASKTDALMKKRNDLKAKLNGMRRDVDHLEKDMERLKRDLQTTDDQYKETLAGIQETQHKKTLLQAYLDQCRIKQATYNEFQKSLKNKRQQFTDLANKSSQEMLLFSKERLDSCGNQEDVLETACTKQVREVCKCIQHYFLDVLQNKSTDQEAIKEKNGELWERIEETVQSNSAEEIIKSLMIITNETAAQLNQRTNQINIKQDVERLRFKFESGQGYVDISPGRSELKSVQQLITEKQLVHIQRFMEGEKNRTLTAKMNNQLNHMVMQMEQKFNERFTNCPGELELAKTLFQAELNLVATSAAVKMLKVQQENLQEQAAVSKEEQEALFDKYRQIQDFQKLTDRKQSLIQVLITENLNSRKQLEETRRNIGSYIQKAVCEHEAGTVAMATSLKDSSSVEISAFHDLSLEMLHQTQLASGELKPTNQLSISRFNSTSPALGGDALMRIQTALHFPPYLASEKLLPHVVKMKCEVDDIRGVLRSHDYLQGTLTSFHDKDVDIIQHTKELCEQVRDKDAKQNEQLGPVLQARLTEGAEAINVCMKTRSDLTAWWDQPAQHLTPWVKVDDLSYSQWLDKWIMGVSQMKEIADNAEK; translated from the exons GATTTGCCGTGGAAATATGGCCGACATTTGGGAGTATGTGATCGAACATGTGAGAAATCATGAGACTGTCCACAAGATCAAAGGCAACCTCAAACT CCACCAGTTGCAACAAAGGCCATCTTACAAGGTCAAATATCAACAGGGAAGCAAAGCCGCATCGAAGACGGACGCACTGATGAAAAAGAGGAATGATCTAAAAGCCAAGCTGAATGGGATGAGACGAGACGTGGATCATTTAGAGAAGGACATGGAAAGATTGAAGAGGGACTTACAAACAACAG ATGACCAATACAAGGAAACATTGGCAGGCATTCAAGAGACCCAACACAAGAAGACATTATTGCAAGCCTACCTTGATCAGTGCAGGATCAAACAAGCCACTTACAACGAATTCCAAAAGAGTCTCAAGAACAAAAGACAACAGTTTACAGATTTAGCAAA TAAATCTTCTCAGGAGATGTTACTCTTCAGTAAAGAGAGACTAGACTCATGTGGAAATCAAGAAGATGTACTGGAGACTGCATGCACA AAACAAGTTCGAGAGGTCTGCAAATGCATACAACACTACTTCCTTGATGTGCTGCAGAATAAATCTACTGACCAGGAAGCAAT aaaagaaaagaatggcGAACTGTGGGAGAGGATAGAGGAAACAGTACAGTCCAATTCAGCGGAGGAAATTATTAAATCACTGATGATTATAACCAATGAGACCGCTGCTCAACTCAATCAACGGACCAATCAGATTAACATAAAGCAAGATGTAGAACGATTAAG ATTTAAGTTTGAGTCCGGTCAAGGCTACGTCGACATTTCACCGGGGAGAAGTGAACTGAAGAGCGTCCAGCAGCTCATTACG GAAAAGCAGTTAGTACATATTCAGAGATTCATGGAAGGTGAAAAGAACAGAACTTTGACAGCCAAGATGAATAACCAACTAAACCACATGGTCATGCAAATGGAACAGAAGTTTAACGAGAGATTCACAAACTGTCCAGGAGAATTGGAACTAGCAAA GACTTTGTTTCAAGCGGAATTGAATCTTGTGGCGACATCTGCAGCTGTTAAGATGTTGAAAGTACAACAAGAGAACCTACAAGAACAAGCTGCTGTCAGCAAAGAAGAACAGGAGGCCCTCTTTGACAAGTACAGACAAATACAAGATTTCCAGAAGTTAACA GACAGAAAGCAAAGTCTGATCCAAGTTTTAATCACTGAAAATCTCAACAGCAGAAAGCAGCTGGAAGAGACGAGGAGGAAT ATTGGCAGTTACATTCAGAAAGCTGTATGTGAGCATGAGGCAGGAACAGTCGCCATGGCAACAAGCTTGAAAGACTCATCATCCGTTGAAATTTCAGCATTTCATGACCTTTCTCTGGAAATGCTCCATCAAACCCAGTTAGCCAG tgGAGAATTGAAACCCACAAATCAACTCTCGATATCCAGATTTAACAGCACCTCCCCGGCCCTCGGTGGTGATGCTCTCATGCGTATACAGACGGCCTTGCACTTCCCCCCTTACCTG GCTTCCGAGAAACTGCTGCCTCATGTGGTCAAGATGAAATGTGAAGTAGATGACATCAGAGGTGTCCTACGTAGTCATGACTACCTGCAGGGGACTCTGACATCCTTCCATGACAAGGATGTTGACATTATTCAACATACTAAAG AACTGTGTGAACAAGTCAGAGATAAAGATGCCAAGCAGAATGAGCAACTAGGCCCTGTCCTTCAGGCTAGACTGACAGAGGGAGCAGAGGccattaatgtgtgcatgaaaACAAGATCTGACCTGACTGCCTG GTGGGACCAGCCAGCTCAGCATTTGACCCCTTGGGTCAAAGTTGATGACCTTTCCTATTCTCAGTGGCTTGACAAGTGGATCATGGGTGTCTCCCAAATGAAGGAGATCGCTGACAATGCTGAAAAGTAA
- the LOC139977053 gene encoding uncharacterized protein isoform X1: MWASVGKCSLNFEGKMSRRKGDLSENLLRWSTDEMGFRAHGQKRPPLTAEDLKEICRGNMADIWEYVIEHVRNHETVHKIKGNLKLHQLQQRPSYKVKYQQGSKAASKTDALMKKRNDLKAKLNGMRRDVDHLEKDMERLKRDLQTTDDQYKETLAGIQETQHKKTLLQAYLDQCRIKQATYNEFQKSLKNKRQQFTDLANKSSQEMLLFSKERLDSCGNQEDVLETACTKQVREVCKCIQHYFLDVLQNKSTDQEAIKEKNGELWERIEETVQSNSAEEIIKSLMIITNETAAQLNQRTNQINIKQDVERLRFKFESGQGYVDISPGRSELKSVQQLITEKQLVHIQRFMEGEKNRTLTAKMNNQLNHMVMQMEQKFNERFTNCPGELELAKTLFQAELNLVATSAAVKMLKVQQENLQEQAAVSKEEQEALFDKYRQIQDFQKLTDRKQSLIQVLITENLNSRKQLEETRRNIGSYIQKAVCEHEAGTVAMATSLKDSSSVEISAFHDLSLEMLHQTQLASGELKPTNQLSISRFNSTSPALGGDALMRIQTALHFPPYLASEKLLPHVVKMKCEVDDIRGVLRSHDYLQGTLTSFHDKDVDIIQHTKELCEQVRDKDAKQNEQLGPVLQARLTEGAEAINVCMKTRSDLTAWWDQPAQHLTPWVKVDDLSYSQWLDKWIMGVSQMKEIADNAEK, translated from the exons GATTTGCCGTGGAAATATGGCCGACATTTGGGAGTATGTGATCGAACATGTGAGAAATCATGAGACTGTCCACAAGATCAAAGGCAACCTCAAACT CCACCAGTTGCAACAAAGGCCATCTTACAAGGTCAAATATCAACAGGGAAGCAAAGCCGCATCGAAGACGGACGCACTGATGAAAAAGAGGAATGATCTAAAAGCCAAGCTGAATGGGATGAGACGAGACGTGGATCATTTAGAGAAGGACATGGAAAGATTGAAGAGGGACTTACAAACAACAG ATGACCAATACAAGGAAACATTGGCAGGCATTCAAGAGACCCAACACAAGAAGACATTATTGCAAGCCTACCTTGATCAGTGCAGGATCAAACAAGCCACTTACAACGAATTCCAAAAGAGTCTCAAGAACAAAAGACAACAGTTTACAGATTTAGCAAA TAAATCTTCTCAGGAGATGTTACTCTTCAGTAAAGAGAGACTAGACTCATGTGGAAATCAAGAAGATGTACTGGAGACTGCATGCACA AAACAAGTTCGAGAGGTCTGCAAATGCATACAACACTACTTCCTTGATGTGCTGCAGAATAAATCTACTGACCAGGAAGCAAT aaaagaaaagaatggcGAACTGTGGGAGAGGATAGAGGAAACAGTACAGTCCAATTCAGCGGAGGAAATTATTAAATCACTGATGATTATAACCAATGAGACCGCTGCTCAACTCAATCAACGGACCAATCAGATTAACATAAAGCAAGATGTAGAACGATTAAG ATTTAAGTTTGAGTCCGGTCAAGGCTACGTCGACATTTCACCGGGGAGAAGTGAACTGAAGAGCGTCCAGCAGCTCATTACG GAAAAGCAGTTAGTACATATTCAGAGATTCATGGAAGGTGAAAAGAACAGAACTTTGACAGCCAAGATGAATAACCAACTAAACCACATGGTCATGCAAATGGAACAGAAGTTTAACGAGAGATTCACAAACTGTCCAGGAGAATTGGAACTAGCAAA GACTTTGTTTCAAGCGGAATTGAATCTTGTGGCGACATCTGCAGCTGTTAAGATGTTGAAAGTACAACAAGAGAACCTACAAGAACAAGCTGCTGTCAGCAAAGAAGAACAGGAGGCCCTCTTTGACAAGTACAGACAAATACAAGATTTCCAGAAGTTAACA GACAGAAAGCAAAGTCTGATCCAAGTTTTAATCACTGAAAATCTCAACAGCAGAAAGCAGCTGGAAGAGACGAGGAGGAAT ATTGGCAGTTACATTCAGAAAGCTGTATGTGAGCATGAGGCAGGAACAGTCGCCATGGCAACAAGCTTGAAAGACTCATCATCCGTTGAAATTTCAGCATTTCATGACCTTTCTCTGGAAATGCTCCATCAAACCCAGTTAGCCAG tgGAGAATTGAAACCCACAAATCAACTCTCGATATCCAGATTTAACAGCACCTCCCCGGCCCTCGGTGGTGATGCTCTCATGCGTATACAGACGGCCTTGCACTTCCCCCCTTACCTG GCTTCCGAGAAACTGCTGCCTCATGTGGTCAAGATGAAATGTGAAGTAGATGACATCAGAGGTGTCCTACGTAGTCATGACTACCTGCAGGGGACTCTGACATCCTTCCATGACAAGGATGTTGACATTATTCAACATACTAAAG AACTGTGTGAACAAGTCAGAGATAAAGATGCCAAGCAGAATGAGCAACTAGGCCCTGTCCTTCAGGCTAGACTGACAGAGGGAGCAGAGGccattaatgtgtgcatgaaaACAAGATCTGACCTGACTGCCTG GTGGGACCAGCCAGCTCAGCATTTGACCCCTTGGGTCAAAGTTGATGACCTTTCCTATTCTCAGTGGCTTGACAAGTGGATCATGGGTGTCTCCCAAATGAAGGAGATCGCTGACAATGCTGAAAAGTAA
- the LOC139977053 gene encoding uncharacterized protein isoform X2, producing MKFCTFQFPTFEGKMSRRKGDLSENLLRWSTDEMGFRAHGQKRPPLTAEDLKEICRGNMADIWEYVIEHVRNHETVHKIKGNLKLHQLQQRPSYKVKYQQGSKAASKTDALMKKRNDLKAKLNGMRRDVDHLEKDMERLKRDLQTTDDQYKETLAGIQETQHKKTLLQAYLDQCRIKQATYNEFQKSLKNKRQQFTDLANKSSQEMLLFSKERLDSCGNQEDVLETACTKQVREVCKCIQHYFLDVLQNKSTDQEAIKEKNGELWERIEETVQSNSAEEIIKSLMIITNETAAQLNQRTNQINIKQDVERLRFKFESGQGYVDISPGRSELKSVQQLITEKQLVHIQRFMEGEKNRTLTAKMNNQLNHMVMQMEQKFNERFTNCPGELELAKTLFQAELNLVATSAAVKMLKVQQENLQEQAAVSKEEQEALFDKYRQIQDFQKLTDRKQSLIQVLITENLNSRKQLEETRRNIGSYIQKAVCEHEAGTVAMATSLKDSSSVEISAFHDLSLEMLHQTQLASGELKPTNQLSISRFNSTSPALGGDALMRIQTALHFPPYLASEKLLPHVVKMKCEVDDIRGVLRSHDYLQGTLTSFHDKDVDIIQHTKELCEQVRDKDAKQNEQLGPVLQARLTEGAEAINVCMKTRSDLTAWWDQPAQHLTPWVKVDDLSYSQWLDKWIMGVSQMKEIADNAEK from the exons GATTTGCCGTGGAAATATGGCCGACATTTGGGAGTATGTGATCGAACATGTGAGAAATCATGAGACTGTCCACAAGATCAAAGGCAACCTCAAACT CCACCAGTTGCAACAAAGGCCATCTTACAAGGTCAAATATCAACAGGGAAGCAAAGCCGCATCGAAGACGGACGCACTGATGAAAAAGAGGAATGATCTAAAAGCCAAGCTGAATGGGATGAGACGAGACGTGGATCATTTAGAGAAGGACATGGAAAGATTGAAGAGGGACTTACAAACAACAG ATGACCAATACAAGGAAACATTGGCAGGCATTCAAGAGACCCAACACAAGAAGACATTATTGCAAGCCTACCTTGATCAGTGCAGGATCAAACAAGCCACTTACAACGAATTCCAAAAGAGTCTCAAGAACAAAAGACAACAGTTTACAGATTTAGCAAA TAAATCTTCTCAGGAGATGTTACTCTTCAGTAAAGAGAGACTAGACTCATGTGGAAATCAAGAAGATGTACTGGAGACTGCATGCACA AAACAAGTTCGAGAGGTCTGCAAATGCATACAACACTACTTCCTTGATGTGCTGCAGAATAAATCTACTGACCAGGAAGCAAT aaaagaaaagaatggcGAACTGTGGGAGAGGATAGAGGAAACAGTACAGTCCAATTCAGCGGAGGAAATTATTAAATCACTGATGATTATAACCAATGAGACCGCTGCTCAACTCAATCAACGGACCAATCAGATTAACATAAAGCAAGATGTAGAACGATTAAG ATTTAAGTTTGAGTCCGGTCAAGGCTACGTCGACATTTCACCGGGGAGAAGTGAACTGAAGAGCGTCCAGCAGCTCATTACG GAAAAGCAGTTAGTACATATTCAGAGATTCATGGAAGGTGAAAAGAACAGAACTTTGACAGCCAAGATGAATAACCAACTAAACCACATGGTCATGCAAATGGAACAGAAGTTTAACGAGAGATTCACAAACTGTCCAGGAGAATTGGAACTAGCAAA GACTTTGTTTCAAGCGGAATTGAATCTTGTGGCGACATCTGCAGCTGTTAAGATGTTGAAAGTACAACAAGAGAACCTACAAGAACAAGCTGCTGTCAGCAAAGAAGAACAGGAGGCCCTCTTTGACAAGTACAGACAAATACAAGATTTCCAGAAGTTAACA GACAGAAAGCAAAGTCTGATCCAAGTTTTAATCACTGAAAATCTCAACAGCAGAAAGCAGCTGGAAGAGACGAGGAGGAAT ATTGGCAGTTACATTCAGAAAGCTGTATGTGAGCATGAGGCAGGAACAGTCGCCATGGCAACAAGCTTGAAAGACTCATCATCCGTTGAAATTTCAGCATTTCATGACCTTTCTCTGGAAATGCTCCATCAAACCCAGTTAGCCAG tgGAGAATTGAAACCCACAAATCAACTCTCGATATCCAGATTTAACAGCACCTCCCCGGCCCTCGGTGGTGATGCTCTCATGCGTATACAGACGGCCTTGCACTTCCCCCCTTACCTG GCTTCCGAGAAACTGCTGCCTCATGTGGTCAAGATGAAATGTGAAGTAGATGACATCAGAGGTGTCCTACGTAGTCATGACTACCTGCAGGGGACTCTGACATCCTTCCATGACAAGGATGTTGACATTATTCAACATACTAAAG AACTGTGTGAACAAGTCAGAGATAAAGATGCCAAGCAGAATGAGCAACTAGGCCCTGTCCTTCAGGCTAGACTGACAGAGGGAGCAGAGGccattaatgtgtgcatgaaaACAAGATCTGACCTGACTGCCTG GTGGGACCAGCCAGCTCAGCATTTGACCCCTTGGGTCAAAGTTGATGACCTTTCCTATTCTCAGTGGCTTGACAAGTGGATCATGGGTGTCTCCCAAATGAAGGAGATCGCTGACAATGCTGAAAAGTAA